One genomic window of Lynx canadensis isolate LIC74 chromosome F2, mLynCan4.pri.v2, whole genome shotgun sequence includes the following:
- the CHCHD7 gene encoding coiled-coil-helix-coiled-coil-helix domain-containing protein 7, producing MPMVGRRLRDPDINPCLSESDASTRCMDENNYDREKCSTYFLKYKNCRKFWNSVMIQRRQNGVQPSMPTAAERDEILGAMGKMPY from the exons ATGCCTATGGTAGGACGGCGGCTGAGAGATCCAGACATAAACCCTTGCTTGTCG GAATCTGATGCTTCTACCAGATGTATGGATGAAAATAACTATGACAGGGAAAAGTGTTCCACTTACTTCCTGAAGTACAAAAACTGCCGGAAATTCTGG AATTCTGTCATGATCCAGAGAAGACAGAACGGAGTGCAGCCGTCTATGCCTACAGCAGCAGAAAGAGACGAGATCTTGGGGGCGATGGGAAAGATGCCCTACTGA